From a single Kitasatospora azatica KCTC 9699 genomic region:
- a CDS encoding beta-ketoacyl-[acyl-carrier-protein] synthase family protein: MSRRVVITGIGVVAPGGSGGREQFWSLLTAGRTATRAISLFDASAFRSRIAAEADFNPLASGLSPQEIRRMDRAAQFAVVCAKEAVADSGLALAELDPYRTGVTIGTAVGATMGLDTEYSVVSDGGAKWLVDHEYAPRHLFDHFVPSSFAAEVAWAVGAQGPTGVVSTGCTSGLDSVGHAVELIREGSADVMIAGATDAPISPISVACFDAIKATSPRNDDPAHASRPFDRTRNGFVLGEGSAVFVLEELEQARARGAHIYAEIAGFASRSNAYNMTGLRADGKEMAEAIRLSLDEARLDRTAVDYINAHGSGTKQNDRHETAAFKLSLGEHAYRTPVSSIKSMIGHSLGAIGALEIAACALTIEHGVIPPTANLHEPDPECDLDYTPITAREAKVDTVLSVGSGFGGFQSAMVLTRPERRTAA, from the coding sequence ATGAGCCGGCGTGTGGTCATCACCGGGATCGGCGTGGTCGCCCCCGGCGGCAGCGGTGGCCGCGAGCAGTTCTGGTCGCTGCTGACCGCGGGGCGGACCGCCACTCGGGCGATCTCCCTGTTCGACGCTTCCGCGTTCCGTTCCCGGATCGCGGCGGAGGCCGACTTCAACCCCCTCGCCTCGGGGCTGAGCCCCCAGGAGATCCGGCGGATGGACCGGGCCGCCCAGTTCGCCGTGGTGTGCGCCAAGGAGGCGGTGGCCGACAGCGGTCTCGCCCTGGCCGAGCTCGACCCGTACCGCACCGGCGTCACCATCGGCACCGCGGTGGGCGCCACCATGGGCCTGGACACCGAGTACTCGGTGGTCAGCGACGGCGGCGCCAAGTGGCTCGTGGACCACGAGTACGCGCCGCGCCACCTGTTCGACCACTTCGTGCCGAGCTCCTTCGCCGCCGAGGTGGCCTGGGCGGTCGGCGCGCAGGGTCCGACGGGTGTGGTCTCCACCGGCTGCACCTCCGGCCTGGACTCGGTCGGCCACGCGGTGGAGCTGATCCGCGAGGGCAGCGCCGACGTGATGATCGCCGGCGCCACCGACGCCCCGATCTCGCCGATCTCGGTGGCCTGCTTCGACGCCATCAAGGCCACCTCGCCGCGCAACGACGACCCGGCCCACGCCTCGCGGCCCTTCGACCGCACCCGCAACGGCTTCGTGCTGGGCGAGGGCTCGGCCGTCTTCGTGCTCGAGGAGCTGGAGCAGGCCCGCGCCCGCGGCGCGCACATCTACGCCGAGATCGCCGGCTTCGCCTCGCGCAGCAACGCCTACAACATGACGGGGCTGCGGGCGGACGGCAAGGAGATGGCCGAGGCGATCCGGCTCAGCCTCGACGAGGCCCGCCTGGACCGCACCGCGGTCGACTACATCAACGCGCACGGCTCGGGCACCAAGCAGAACGACCGCCACGAGACCGCGGCCTTCAAACTCAGCCTCGGCGAGCACGCGTACCGGACCCCGGTCAGCTCGATCAAGTCGATGATCGGGCACTCGCTCGGCGCCATCGGCGCACTCGAGATCGCGGCCTGCGCGCTGACCATCGAGCACGGCGTCATCCCGCCGACCGCCAACCTGCACGAGCCGGACCCGGAGTGCGACCTGGACTACACCCCGATCACCGCCCGCGAGGCGAAGGTCGACACGGTGCTCAGCGTCGGCAGCGGCTTCGGCGGCTTCCAGAGCGCCATGGTGC